In Candidatus Zymogenus saltonus, the DNA window TATATAGTCGGGATCGCAGGCGACTATCTCGTCTTTCCTCACGAGGACGTTGTAGGCGAGATCTCCGTTTATCCCGGCGTTAACCACGTCAAAGCCCTTGTCGGAGAGACCGGATGCCAGATCGTCCACGTAGTTGTGGCTAATCCTCCCGTGGGTGATGCTGTCTCCAACACAGACAAGGACCTTGTTCTCGGAATTTGCCTTGATCTCTGCAAGGTAATGGGCCGGGGAGTTGTCCGGCTCCATGTTCGCCTTCGGCTCGATTATCAGATACAAGGCCGTATAGAGCAATACCAGCGCAACGATCAGGGCGCCTACGCCCAAGAGTATCTTCTTGATCATCTCACTTTACCTTTCATTCTTTATGAAAATATACCACAACAAGTCGTCACAAACGGAACTGGTAAGTCGTGTTTGTGACCTCCTTGACAATCCTACAGGAAGTCGAGGTCGCACCCGAGGTGCGCCTGCTGGACGTGATCCACGAAGAGCTTCTTCCAACCCCTCTCCGGCGGCTTGGGGGGGGTAAATCTCTCCCTCCTCCTCTTCAGCTCGTCTTCGCTCACCTCGAGGTTTATTATCCTCTTCCCCACGTCAAGCTCGATCATGTCTCCGTCTTCGACCAGGGCTATCGGCCCGCCGACCGCAGTCTCCGGCGACACGTGGAGGACAACCGCCCCGTAGGATGTCCCGCTCATCCTCCCGTCGGAAACCCTGACCATATCCTTTACACCCTTCTTGGAAAGGTATTTCGGGATCGGGAGCGAGCCCGCCTCCGGCATCCCAAACGAACCTACCGGGCCGGCGTTTTTTAAGACCATGACGTGATCCGGGGTGATCTTGAGATCAGGGTCGTCGATCCTTTTCTGGGCGTCCTCCGGCGAGTCGAAGACTACGGCCGGCCCCCTGTGCCGTAATAGCTTCGGGTCCGCCGCGGCCGCCTTTATCACCGCGCCGTCAGGGGCGAGGGAGCCGGTAAGGACGCTTATTGCCCCGAAATCCTTGTTCATATAGAGCGGGTTGTCGAGCCTTCTGATCGTATCCTGCCAGGGGCCCGGCCCCTCGACCTTTTTCAAGATATCGCCGAGACTCCTCCCCGTTATCGTCTTCGCATTAAGGTCGAGGTGAGGCTCAAGGGCCTTGAGGAGCGCAGGCAGTCCCCCGGCGTGGTAGAAGTCCTCCATGTAGCCCTTACCCGCCGGCTTGCAGTCCACGAGGACGGGGACCCTTCTTGATATTTCGTCGAAGTCCGAGAGCGCCAGGTCTATCCCGGCCCTGCGCGCAACGGCCGTCAGGTGGATGACCGCGTTGGTCGAGCCGGAGAGGGCCATCAGCACGGTAACCGAATTCAAAAAAGACCCCTTGGTCAAAATGTCCTTGGGCCTTACCTTTTTCCCGATCATCTCGACCGCGGCGCGTCCCGAGGCGACGCAGTTTTTCAGCCTCTCTCCAGAGGCGTGGGGGGGAGCCGCACCCCCGGGGAGCATCAGCCCCAGCGTCTCCGCCATGCAGGCCATTGTGGAAGCCGTCCCCATCACCATGCATGTCCCGCCGGTGAAGACAAGGGAGCCCTCCACCTCCTCGATCTCTTTTTTGTCTAGTTCCCCAGCGCGATACCTCGCCCACATCCTCCTGCAGTCGGTGCAGGCCCCGAGACGCTCGCCCCTCCAGTAGCCGGTCATCATCGACCCGGCAACGACCACGACCGCCGGCATATTCGCCGATATCGCGGCCATCATCTGGGCTGGGACGGTCTTGTCGCACCCTCCGATGAGGACCACGGCGTCCATCGGCTGGGCCGTGATCATCTCCTCGGTCTCCATCGCCAGGAGATTCCTGTACAGCATCGTGGTGGGGTGGGTCAGTATCTCGTTCAGCGATATGGTCGGAAAGGCAAACGGGATGCCTCCCGTTTCGAGAACGCCCCGCTTCACGGCGCTCACCATCTCCGGCATCTGCCTGTGGCACGTGTTGTAGTCGGAGGTGGTGTCGACAATCCCGACGACCGGACGGGAGAGATCCTCCTTGTCGTATCCGGCGGAGGAGAGAAAGGCCCTTCGCATATATTTGCTGAACTCCTCGTCGGCGTAGCTGGTGAGGTTTCTATTTATCCCCTTTGTTTTTTTCTCTTTTGACATTTTTTGAGCTTGTAAGATTTTTTAAGGTTCAATCAAAAAAACGGGGTTTGTTTTTATCTGAAACCCCGTATCGGCACACCAAGTTGCGGCAATCCTAAAAAAGGTTTTTTGCGGCCTTTACAGTTTGGTCTCTTACAGTTTGATATTTTACAGCTTGACCTCTTGCAGTTTGATTTTTACAGCTTAATATTGAGATATTTCGTCACGGTGTAGGCCTCCACTCCCTCCGATCCCCCCTCCCTTCCGAACCCGGATTTCTTTATCCCGCCGAAGGGTATCTCAGGAGCGGATAGAAGGAGCGTGTTTACGCCCACCATCCCGGACTCGATTCCTTCTGCTGCGAGAAACATCGTCTTCGTATTTTTCGTGAAAATATAAGCCGCCAGGCCGAACTCGGTCGCGTTCGCCTTTGTCAGAGCATCCCCGATATCCGAGAACGTGGAGATCGGAGCCGCCGGGCAAAACGGCTCCTCGGTCATGATAGCCATCGAGTCGTCTACGCCTGTGATAACCGTCGGCTCGTAGTAGAAGCCCCTGACAAAACCCTCCGGCCTCTTACCTCCGCATCTGACCGTCGCCCCCTTATCCACTGCGTCCGCGACAATACCTTCGGTCGCATCAAGGCGCCTCTTGTTGGCCAGCGGCCCCACCTCGGTTTTCGGGTCGCGCCCGTCCCCGACCGTGAGGGATTTCGTCACCTCGACGAATTTATCTATAAATTTATCCGCGACCGACTCCTGGACGAAAAAGCGGCTTGCGGCGATGCAGACCTGGCCGTTGTTCCTGTATTTCGTCCTGGCGCAGAGCTCCGCCGCCTGGTCTATATCGGCGTCCTCGAAGACGAGTACCGGGGAGTGCCCCCCCAGCTCCATCGTTACCACCTTGATCCCGTCGGCGCTGAGCCTCAGTATCTCCTGGCCGATTGGCACGGAGCCTGTGAGGGTTACCTTTCTGATCACGTCCGACTTTATCAGGTGCTCGCTTATCATAGAGGACTTTCCGGTGACCATGTTCAATACGCCCGCCGGGATCCCCGCCTCGTGAACCGCCTCCGCTATACAGAGGGTCGTCCTCGGCGCCTCGACGGCGGGCTTTACGATGATCGAGCAGCCGCAGGCTATCGCCGGGGCGATTTTCCTCGCCGAAAGCAACGCCGGGAAATTCCAGGGCGAAAATGCCGCGACGGGACCGATCGGCTCTCTTATGACAATGATCCTGTGCTCCCTGGAATGGCCGTCGATGACTCGGCCGTAGATCCGCCTCGCCTCGTCGGCGTACCAGTCGAACTGCTCCGCGGCGGCCCCTATCTCGGCCTTAGCCTCGGCGGTCGGCTTTCCCTGCTCCTCTGTCAGGGTTGCTGCTATCTCGTCGACCCTCCTTTTTATAATATCGGAGACCGCTCTGATCTTGGCGCTCCTCGTCCAGACGTCAACCTCCCTCCACGACCGCCAAGCCCTCTCGGTCGATTCAAGGGCGCGGTCGAGGTCGTCCCTTGTGGCAACGGGAACGGTGTCGACCTTCTCCTCGTCCGCAGGATTTATAATATCTATCTTCGCCCCGTCGGAGGCCGGAACCCACTGGCCGTCTATGTACATCAGGTTTGGAACGGTCATCGATAAATATCCTCTTTCTTAAGATTTACAGGCCAATCTTGTGTCTCAACGCCTGGGTGTCCACGCACCAGTTCCCCACGTTCCAACGCCCGAAGACACCCATTCCCCCCAGGGGATCCCTTCCGCTGTAGACCGGGAGGTGAATCAGCGACAGCCCGTCATATGACCTCGCCTCCTTTAATGCCTTAATCAGCGACTCGACACTCCTCCCGCCGTCTATCCCCTTGACCCCTTTTATCGCATTAGCCCAGGCTACGTAATCCACCTCCACCGGATCGCTGGTGGCGTATTCGACGCCGTACTGGTCGTACTGGAGACCGGTGATCGCCGACATCCTCCTGTTGTCGAGTACGAGGATGCACCCCTTCGCCCCGTGATGCACGCCGTCGATCAATATCTGAGAGTTCATGGTGAAAGAGCCGTCACCTGAGAGGGCGAGGCCGTAGAACGGCTTTGATGTCAGCGCGGTTGACAGAAGTGCGGAGGCCGCAAAGCCCATGTAGCTCGCTCCCGTCTCCGTAAACGTCCTTCCCAGCCTGTCGTCCTCGACGACTTGAAAGCCGTTGGCCTGAACATCCCCGGCGTCAAAGAAGGTTATGATATCGTTTTCCCTCGCCCAGTCGGTGGCGGCCTTTATCGACGCCGGCTGGGTCAAGACCTCCCCCTTCCACGTCTCATCGTAGAGGACGGGGGTTTTATAGCGCTCATTCCTGAAGTCGTCCCACTCCTTTCTCTTTATCGAGCACTCCTCGAGCCACCTCGAGTTCCTGTTCTTTTTTAAAGATTTAGATTTCTTAAGCTCTTCGTTGAGCCTCCTCAAGGTGTCCGCGGTATCCCCGATAAGCCCCACGGTCTTTCTGAGGTGCATGGCGGCCTGAACGTCGCCGTTGATGTTGATGACCCCTTTTACGTTCTGGTAGCCGGTCCTCGAGCAGTCGGACTGGCAGACGAACCTCGTCCCCAGCGCCAGGAGCAGGTCTGCCTCCTCCATGGCGTAGTTGCCGGAGATAGACCCCTTCGATCCCCCCACCGTCATGTTCCTCTCGTGGTCAAAGGGGATCACGCCGGAAACGAGAGGGCTGGTTACGGCGACCGAGTCGGTAAGGTCGAGAAATTCTATAAGCTCCTTACCCGCCATTCTCGCGCCTCCCCCAACCTTTACCACGATCCTCTCCGATCTTTCGATCAGTTCCATCGCCGTCTTGTAGCTGCCGTCGTCGGCGGCCGGCCCCAGCCTCGGCGGCGCATTTACCGGCAGCGCATCGAGGTTGTAACCTTCAAGGAGACAGGGCTGTGTGTTCATTGGAAGGAGGAGAAAAAACGGCCCCGCCCGATAGGGGTGCTCCACCGCGTTGAGCCCCCTTCTTAAGGCCGAAGCAACCGCCCCCGGAGTGTGGAGCATGTAAGAATCTCCCATCGACGAGAAGAGACGCAAAAACTTGTCCTGGTCGTACCCGGGTATCTCCTGCATGTTGGGACCCTCATCCTCCGTCGTTATATCCCCCAGGAGAAACCAGACCCCCAGGCCGTCGCTCAGGGGCACCAGCGAGCCGGAGAGGGCGTGCATCGCCCCCGGGCCGATGGAGGTTATCACGGCGGCCTTCTCCCCCGTCACCCACCTTAGGGCGGAGGCGGCGTGAGCGGCCTCCGTCTCGTGGCGGACGGCGTAGGTCTTAACGATCCCCTTCCCTTCGTATACCCTCAAGACCTCCCCTATCTCCGTGGAACCGTGGCCGAAAATAGCTAGGAACTTCGTCACTCCCTGCCGGATGAGGCCCAATATAATCGCCTCCGACAGGGTTACATCGGCGTATTGGGGTAGAGTCCCCGACCCCAACGCCTCGTCGAAACCTCCCGCCTTGGCTATCGCCTTTGCCCTCCCGGTCCTTTCTGCCGTCAATTTAATTTGTTTCACTCTCACACCTTTCTTTCACAATACTGTTATCGATCTTTATATCTTTTCAACTATTATCATATCGTCCATATAATATCAACATTGCCATACAAAGGCAATATTACTGAACAATAGGATTAAAAAAATTGTTTAAATGTCTAATATTGCGCTTTCCAAAAACAATTGAATTTCGGGAACAGGATCCGCTATAACTCATCTTATGCCCCCTGAAGGAAGTCCGCTTAAAACAAAGCGTCAGCTCATCTCGAGGGGGCGCTCATCCGGCTAAAAGGGAATGACAACACCTGCGAACGCGGCCAAACCGACGTCTTCGAAGCCGAGCACCAAGGCCTCTCCATAGCATCGCTCCTTAAAATCATGGACTTAAATCACCTTCCCCGGCAGTCTAAAGCTCCCTCCTATTTATCAAGGGCCGCCAGCTCGTCGTACATCCCGACCTCCGGGGCGCCGTCGAGGATCGATGCCAGAGAAGCGGAGAGCTCCTTGAAGTGGGGTGTCGATGTGTGGTGCACGAAGGCGTCCATGTCCACGTACTTCTCGCTGATCAGAAACTCCTTTGGATCGCTTTGTGATCGACTTATGGTGTAAAGGAGAGTCCCCTCCTCTTCATTCACCTTTGAGACCATATCGACCAGCGCATCCTTCAACTTCTCTTCGCTCCCCTCCTTCGCCCTCATCTTTGCCACAACGATCATCTTATTACTCCTTTAGGTCTTTTTGGGAGAACTCCACTTTTCTTAAAATAGTTATATGTTTCCCATTACCTTCCTTCTATATATGTTATTCCCTGTACCTTTTATTCTGTCATTCCCAACATAACCTTGTCATTCCCAACTTGATTGGGAATCCAGAAAGATATTTTTTACTGGATTCCCGCTTTCGCGGGAATGACAATTATTGCTAACCCTCTGGATTTGCGAACGCTCCACCCACAAACAGGAGCTTATCAGGACCACCCAACACACAGACCAACCCTATCTTGAACTCAACCTCCAATCCAAAAGCAGGGTTTTGTCATGACCGCCCACAGTTTCCGCAGGAATGACAGATTGTGTCCATCCCTCTGGATTCCCGCTTTCGCGGGAATGACATGTTTTGCCTATCCCTCCGAATCCATCTTCTCAATTAAATGACATTCAATAGTCTTGCCGGATTCCTGAATGCCCCACTCACAATCAGAAACTTTTAGGTGACACGAAATACCCAGATACCCAGACACCCAACACACAGACCAACCCCATCTTAAACGTAATCTCCAGCCCAAAAGCAGGTATTTGTGGGGGCCACCTGCCGTTGCCACGCAATACCTACCCACTCCCCACTACCCAACCCCCCTAAATAACCGCCAACATCGATCAATGACAACCACCAACCGCTTCGACATCCCCCGACCCCCTAAAGCTCCTTTCTCCTGTAGGCCTGGGACGAAGGAACGATCATTATCCTGGCCACCGCCTGCATCATCGGGTCGTCGCTCTTCTTGCACGACTCCTTGAGCATAAGGAGCATTTTACCCGCCTTCGTCTCCCCCCAGAACCAGTCTTCGAGGACCTTCCCCGAGGGCGACTCCTGCCCGGGCTGGGCGGTGATCGACTCGTAGTAGAACGCCTTGAGGTCGTCGGTCGCAAAGTTCAGGATAAGGGAGAGCGGCATATCGCCCCTCGGATTTTGGGGCGCCCCTCCGTCGAAGAATGCGCCTATAAAGTCGACGATCCTGTCGAGGTCGATCCCG includes these proteins:
- a CDS encoding antibiotic biosynthesis monooxygenase, with the translated sequence MIVVAKMRAKEGSEEKLKDALVDMVSKVNEEEGTLLYTISRSQSDPKEFLISEKYVDMDAFVHHTSTPHFKELSASLASILDGAPEVGMYDELAALDK
- a CDS encoding thiamine pyrophosphate-binding protein, whose amino-acid sequence is MRVKQIKLTAERTGRAKAIAKAGGFDEALGSGTLPQYADVTLSEAIILGLIRQGVTKFLAIFGHGSTEIGEVLRVYEGKGIVKTYAVRHETEAAHAASALRWVTGEKAAVITSIGPGAMHALSGSLVPLSDGLGVWFLLGDITTEDEGPNMQEIPGYDQDKFLRLFSSMGDSYMLHTPGAVASALRRGLNAVEHPYRAGPFFLLLPMNTQPCLLEGYNLDALPVNAPPRLGPAADDGSYKTAMELIERSERIVVKVGGGARMAGKELIEFLDLTDSVAVTSPLVSGVIPFDHERNMTVGGSKGSISGNYAMEEADLLLALGTRFVCQSDCSRTGYQNVKGVININGDVQAAMHLRKTVGLIGDTADTLRRLNEELKKSKSLKKNRNSRWLEECSIKRKEWDDFRNERYKTPVLYDETWKGEVLTQPASIKAATDWARENDIITFFDAGDVQANGFQVVEDDRLGRTFTETGASYMGFAASALLSTALTSKPFYGLALSGDGSFTMNSQILIDGVHHGAKGCILVLDNRRMSAITGLQYDQYGVEYATSDPVEVDYVAWANAIKGVKGIDGGRSVESLIKALKEARSYDGLSLIHLPVYSGRDPLGGMGVFGRWNVGNWCVDTQALRHKIGL
- a CDS encoding NAD-dependent succinate-semialdehyde dehydrogenase codes for the protein MTVPNLMYIDGQWVPASDGAKIDIINPADEEKVDTVPVATRDDLDRALESTERAWRSWREVDVWTRSAKIRAVSDIIKRRVDEIAATLTEEQGKPTAEAKAEIGAAAEQFDWYADEARRIYGRVIDGHSREHRIIVIREPIGPVAAFSPWNFPALLSARKIAPAIACGCSIIVKPAVEAPRTTLCIAEAVHEAGIPAGVLNMVTGKSSMISEHLIKSDVIRKVTLTGSVPIGQEILRLSADGIKVVTMELGGHSPVLVFEDADIDQAAELCARTKYRNNGQVCIAASRFFVQESVADKFIDKFVEVTKSLTVGDGRDPKTEVGPLANKRRLDATEGIVADAVDKGATVRCGGKRPEGFVRGFYYEPTVITGVDDSMAIMTEEPFCPAAPISTFSDIGDALTKANATEFGLAAYIFTKNTKTMFLAAEGIESGMVGVNTLLLSAPEIPFGGIKKSGFGREGGSEGVEAYTVTKYLNIKL
- a CDS encoding dihydroxy-acid dehydratase, whose translation is MSKEKKTKGINRNLTSYADEEFSKYMRRAFLSSAGYDKEDLSRPVVGIVDTTSDYNTCHRQMPEMVSAVKRGVLETGGIPFAFPTISLNEILTHPTTMLYRNLLAMETEEMITAQPMDAVVLIGGCDKTVPAQMMAAISANMPAVVVVAGSMMTGYWRGERLGACTDCRRMWARYRAGELDKKEIEEVEGSLVFTGGTCMVMGTASTMACMAETLGLMLPGGAAPPHASGERLKNCVASGRAAVEMIGKKVRPKDILTKGSFLNSVTVLMALSGSTNAVIHLTAVARRAGIDLALSDFDEISRRVPVLVDCKPAGKGYMEDFYHAGGLPALLKALEPHLDLNAKTITGRSLGDILKKVEGPGPWQDTIRRLDNPLYMNKDFGAISVLTGSLAPDGAVIKAAAADPKLLRHRGPAVVFDSPEDAQKRIDDPDLKITPDHVMVLKNAGPVGSFGMPEAGSLPIPKYLSKKGVKDMVRVSDGRMSGTSYGAVVLHVSPETAVGGPIALVEDGDMIELDVGKRIINLEVSEDELKRRRERFTPPKPPERGWKKLFVDHVQQAHLGCDLDFL